In the genome of Bremerella sp. JC817, one region contains:
- a CDS encoding TolC family protein — protein MKYSQETFRSLVWCAVGLAAVSGCRSTAPKPEVFHDDQAIATDIAKATELPPVASEIEQVSFDQPESLQQVQLTSASEIPAVPSVPQEGLTLQAIQDLALANNPAIMALSATANAEQEYQFQVGRSANPEVGYAANQLADQGTDQHLVYVQREFVTGGKLQMNQDVLGHSVEAQRWEVETQRYRVMTDVRLKFVQALVAQRQMEMIDDFHGVVTKGVTLAERRFDAQEASQAEVLQAEIQMNEVEVMRQQAEYRWKAAWKEMAAAAGVPNLEVTPLSGSLEGGSAELDWDTVYLALSDKSPELQAAFSRVRMARSNLSRQEVQAIPNVTGNLQAGVDNATGSGMLQLQLGAPIPVFNDNSGNVSAAYHEYSRATHDVKRIEMSLQTRLAQVSQEFDSARFAVDRYEHQILPKAKQTLSLAEKAYEAGEFSFVQTLIARRTYFDTNLNYLDSLGNLSQAQAKVDGLLLTGALDMAGSGSLGDALRGQTFSQQ, from the coding sequence ATGAAATACTCGCAGGAGACGTTTCGTTCTCTCGTCTGGTGCGCCGTAGGTCTCGCCGCCGTGAGTGGCTGCCGTTCGACGGCTCCCAAGCCAGAAGTGTTCCACGACGACCAAGCCATCGCCACCGATATCGCCAAAGCGACCGAGTTGCCACCAGTTGCTTCCGAGATCGAACAGGTCAGTTTCGATCAACCTGAATCACTTCAGCAGGTTCAATTGACGTCTGCAAGTGAAATCCCGGCGGTGCCATCGGTGCCACAAGAAGGTCTGACTTTGCAGGCCATCCAAGATTTGGCTTTGGCGAACAACCCTGCAATTATGGCGCTTTCGGCGACCGCTAATGCCGAGCAAGAGTATCAGTTCCAGGTCGGTCGTTCCGCCAATCCAGAGGTCGGATACGCTGCCAACCAGCTGGCGGACCAGGGAACCGACCAGCACCTGGTCTATGTTCAACGAGAGTTCGTCACCGGCGGTAAGCTGCAGATGAATCAGGACGTGTTAGGGCATTCGGTCGAGGCCCAACGCTGGGAGGTCGAAACCCAGCGTTACCGCGTGATGACCGACGTACGGTTGAAGTTCGTTCAAGCCCTGGTCGCTCAACGACAGATGGAGATGATTGATGATTTCCACGGCGTTGTGACCAAAGGAGTAACCCTCGCCGAGCGCCGCTTCGATGCTCAAGAGGCCTCGCAGGCCGAAGTGCTGCAGGCAGAGATTCAAATGAACGAAGTGGAGGTGATGCGGCAGCAGGCCGAGTATCGCTGGAAGGCTGCCTGGAAAGAAATGGCCGCCGCCGCAGGTGTTCCGAATCTGGAGGTCACACCGCTCAGCGGTTCGCTGGAAGGTGGGTCGGCTGAACTCGACTGGGACACGGTCTACCTCGCTCTGTCGGACAAAAGTCCCGAGCTTCAGGCTGCGTTCAGTCGGGTACGGATGGCCCGCTCGAATCTGTCGCGACAAGAGGTTCAAGCGATTCCCAACGTTACCGGCAACCTCCAGGCGGGCGTCGACAACGCGACCGGATCGGGCATGTTGCAATTGCAACTGGGTGCACCGATCCCGGTGTTCAACGACAACTCTGGCAACGTCTCGGCGGCGTATCATGAATACAGTCGCGCGACGCACGATGTGAAGCGGATCGAGATGTCCCTGCAGACTCGATTGGCACAAGTGTCCCAGGAATTCGATTCGGCCCGGTTCGCCGTCGACCGGTACGAGCACCAGATCTTGCCAAAGGCGAAGCAGACATTGAGTCTGGCGGAGAAAGCGTATGAAGCAGGTGAGTTTTCGTTTGTGCAGACTTTGATCGCCCGAAGAACCTACTTCGATACAAACCTCAACTATCTCGATTCGCTCGGAAATCTGTCGCAGGCCCAGGCTAAAGTGGACGGACTGCTGCTAACCGGGGCGCTAGATATGGCTGGTTCTGGTTCGCTGGGCGATGCGCTTCGTGGGCAGACTTTCAGCCAACAGTAA
- a CDS encoding efflux RND transporter permease subunit: MLNAIIRFSLQNRMLVIAVAIFLLIYGGWQTTQLPIDVFPNLNRPRVVIMTEAPGMAPEEVETLITFPLETVLNGATGVQDVRTQSGVGLSVIYVEFDWGTDIYNDRQIVAERLALATDRLPQGAKPQLMPISSIMGQIMVMGMVSKDGQTPPMELRTIADWVVRQRLLTIPGVSQVIVMGGERKQFQVLVDPNNLQRYGVTLHQVKQAVAESNQNSAGGYLDEQGPNELLVRSLGRVTTIDEIGGIVVAHRDGQSIRLSQVAKVVEGAQVKRGDSSAYARDEEGKFFGGPAVALTILKQPNADTRDVTNKVIAAIDEMKSSLPSDIEMLPELYQQKTFIDLAIANVVEALRDGGILVVIILFLFLLNLRTTFITLTAIPLSIVMTALVFAIFGLSINTMTLGGLAVAIGELVDDAIVDVENIFRRLRENRHAENPKNPLLVVFQASCEIRNSIVYGTMIVVIVFVPLFALSGMEGRLFAPLGIAYIVSLVSSLLVSLTVTPVLSYWLLGNANLGHDDKDGLILRVLKAVADKVMAFSLNLAWPILALASVGVMIAGWGMLQLESDFLPPFNEGAVQVNVILPPGTSLAKTNEVAARVESRIQELDDIEAFVRKTGRAELDEHAEGVNMTEFVATIDPNTERSREEVIDEISEALADIPGIVTAVEQPLAHLISHMLSGVKAQVAIKLYGDDLDILRREAKKMEAAMSGVEGVRDLQVEQQVNIPQLRIEADRYRLEQYGLRRQDINEFVETAMQGEVVSEVLDGQRTFDLLVRLDEDFREDRDALRRLVIELPDGGTAKLEDVANVYESSGPNTINREQVRRRIIVQCNVSGRGLVDVVEDIRERLKPIEAELPTGYFTEYSGQFESQQSASRMIAVLFMISMAGMFFVLYKMFGSANLSLQVMIALPMAFIGSVAALYITQQTLTVASMVGFISLCGIASRNGILLINHYLHLVKYEGESWSKQMIIRAGKDRLAPVLMTALTSGIGLVPLAMAAGEPGKEILYPVATVIIGGLITSTVLEFLVRPALFWKVGTGAARRLVEAESSHVELVEESEEHLLPQA; encoded by the coding sequence GTGCTAAATGCCATCATTCGCTTTTCACTGCAGAACCGCATGCTGGTGATTGCAGTGGCCATATTTTTGTTGATATACGGCGGTTGGCAGACCACTCAATTGCCGATCGATGTGTTTCCTAACCTCAATCGCCCGCGGGTTGTCATCATGACCGAAGCCCCTGGGATGGCCCCGGAAGAAGTGGAAACATTGATTACGTTTCCACTCGAAACCGTTTTGAACGGTGCCACCGGGGTACAAGATGTTCGTACGCAATCTGGCGTCGGGCTGTCGGTGATCTACGTCGAGTTTGACTGGGGAACCGACATCTATAACGATCGCCAGATCGTGGCCGAACGCCTGGCATTGGCGACCGATCGTCTGCCGCAAGGTGCGAAGCCGCAGCTGATGCCCATTTCGTCGATCATGGGACAGATCATGGTGATGGGCATGGTCAGCAAGGATGGCCAGACGCCTCCCATGGAACTGCGGACCATTGCCGACTGGGTCGTTCGCCAACGACTGCTAACTATTCCCGGCGTCTCCCAAGTGATTGTCATGGGAGGGGAACGAAAGCAGTTTCAGGTTCTGGTCGATCCTAACAACTTGCAGCGCTACGGCGTCACGCTTCACCAAGTGAAGCAGGCGGTCGCGGAGTCCAACCAGAATAGCGCCGGTGGTTATCTCGACGAACAAGGTCCTAACGAACTGCTCGTCCGGTCGCTTGGGCGTGTCACCACGATCGACGAAATTGGCGGGATCGTCGTGGCGCATCGTGATGGCCAATCAATTCGGCTTTCCCAAGTCGCGAAAGTGGTCGAAGGTGCCCAGGTTAAACGAGGCGACAGTTCCGCTTATGCCCGGGATGAGGAAGGAAAGTTCTTCGGCGGTCCAGCGGTTGCACTGACGATTCTGAAGCAGCCCAATGCAGATACTCGCGATGTCACCAACAAGGTGATTGCGGCCATCGACGAAATGAAATCGTCGCTTCCCAGCGATATCGAAATGCTGCCAGAGCTTTATCAGCAGAAGACCTTCATCGATCTGGCGATTGCCAACGTGGTGGAAGCCTTGCGGGATGGTGGCATTCTGGTGGTGATTATCCTGTTCCTGTTTCTGCTGAACCTGCGAACCACCTTTATCACGCTGACCGCCATTCCTTTATCGATTGTGATGACTGCCTTGGTGTTCGCCATCTTTGGGCTGTCGATCAACACGATGACGCTGGGCGGTTTGGCGGTTGCCATTGGTGAGTTGGTGGACGATGCCATCGTGGACGTCGAAAACATTTTCCGACGTCTCCGCGAGAATCGCCATGCCGAGAATCCGAAGAATCCGCTATTGGTTGTGTTTCAGGCCAGCTGCGAGATCCGCAACTCGATTGTCTATGGAACGATGATCGTGGTGATCGTGTTCGTCCCGCTGTTTGCCCTTTCCGGGATGGAAGGTCGGTTGTTTGCTCCACTTGGAATTGCGTATATCGTCTCGCTGGTCTCATCGCTGCTGGTTTCGCTGACGGTAACGCCGGTGCTCAGCTATTGGCTGCTCGGGAACGCCAACCTGGGACATGATGACAAAGATGGTCTTATCCTGCGAGTCTTGAAAGCCGTCGCCGACAAAGTGATGGCGTTCAGTTTGAATCTGGCCTGGCCCATTCTGGCATTGGCCAGCGTGGGAGTGATGATCGCTGGCTGGGGAATGCTGCAGTTGGAAAGTGACTTTCTGCCGCCTTTCAACGAAGGTGCCGTGCAGGTCAACGTGATTCTGCCGCCTGGGACTTCGCTGGCGAAGACCAACGAGGTGGCTGCGCGTGTGGAAAGCCGGATTCAAGAGCTCGATGACATTGAAGCCTTCGTGCGTAAGACCGGCCGGGCCGAGCTCGACGAGCATGCCGAAGGGGTCAACATGACCGAGTTTGTCGCCACGATCGATCCCAATACCGAGCGATCGCGCGAAGAGGTGATCGATGAAATCAGCGAGGCCCTGGCCGATATTCCCGGTATCGTCACTGCCGTAGAACAGCCACTGGCACACTTGATCTCGCACATGCTATCCGGGGTGAAGGCCCAGGTCGCCATTAAACTTTACGGAGACGATCTCGACATCCTCCGCCGAGAAGCAAAGAAGATGGAAGCGGCGATGTCCGGGGTGGAAGGCGTGCGTGACTTGCAAGTCGAACAGCAAGTCAACATTCCGCAGCTCCGCATCGAGGCTGATCGCTATCGCCTGGAGCAGTATGGCCTGCGTCGGCAAGACATCAACGAATTCGTTGAGACGGCTATGCAAGGAGAAGTGGTTTCGGAAGTATTGGATGGGCAACGTACCTTCGACTTGCTGGTTCGGCTTGACGAAGACTTCCGTGAAGATCGCGACGCGCTCCGCCGCCTGGTGATCGAGTTGCCTGATGGCGGCACCGCAAAGCTGGAAGATGTCGCGAACGTGTATGAATCGAGTGGTCCGAATACGATCAATCGCGAACAGGTTCGTCGTCGGATCATCGTTCAGTGCAATGTGAGCGGACGCGGGCTGGTCGACGTAGTCGAGGACATTCGCGAGCGACTGAAGCCGATCGAAGCGGAACTGCCGACCGGGTACTTCACCGAGTATAGCGGCCAGTTTGAAAGCCAACAATCTGCCTCTCGGATGATCGCGGTGCTGTTCATGATTTCTATGGCCGGGATGTTCTTTGTCCTTTACAAGATGTTTGGTTCTGCCAATCTTTCATTGCAAGTGATGATCGCCCTGCCGATGGCATTCATTGGGTCTGTGGCGGCGTTATATATCACGCAGCAAACTTTGACCGTGGCCAGTATGGTCGGATTCATCTCGCTATGCGGGATCGCGTCGCGGAATGGGATTCTGCTGATCAACCATTACTTGCACCTGGTGAAGTACGAGGGAGAGAGCTGGTCGAAGCAGATGATCATTCGTGCTGGTAAAGATCGCCTGGCACCGGTGTTGATGACCGCCCTGACGTCGGGAATCGGTCTGGTTCCACTGGCGATGGCCGCTGGGGAACCGGGCAAGGAAATCCTTTACCCGGTGGCGACCGTCATTATTGGTGGGCTGATCACGAGCACCGTCCTCGAATTCTTGGTTCGTCCTGCGTTGTTTTGGAAGGTTGGCACCGGGGCGGCCAGACGACTGGTCGAAGCGGAGTCGTCGCATGTCGAACTGGTGGAAGAATCAGAAGAACATCTTCTCCCGCAGGCCTAG
- a CDS encoding dipeptidase, whose product MVVSAASLLAIPNGLNAEDAEQSFRPQLTAKAKELHASSIVIDGHNDLPWKIRTDGDGNFQKLDISQPQPKLHTDIPRLRQGGVGAQFWSVWVPVDLGYQGTALLTTIEQIELVKKMAETYPDDFEFALTVEDIRRIHANGKIASLIGVEGGHCIENSISSLNHLHQLGARYMTLTHADSLDWADSATDEEKSGGLSPFGKEVVQRMNTLGMMVDISHVSVPTMHDVLNISQAPVIFSHSSARTVADSPRNVPDDVLTRLKDNDGIVMVNYYSAFIVPDAARIYHEGVALKRKLQLEGKSADEVQAAAASFHKQNPMPAGTFNDVIEHIDHLVKTAGWQHVGIGSDYDGVGLLPAGLEDVSTYPYITQALLDRGYSDQQIRGILGENLLRVMAKIETTGRQLRQK is encoded by the coding sequence ATGGTGGTTTCTGCCGCTTCGCTGCTGGCGATTCCGAACGGACTGAATGCCGAAGATGCGGAGCAAAGCTTTCGGCCGCAACTGACCGCAAAAGCGAAAGAACTGCATGCTTCCAGCATCGTGATCGACGGTCACAACGATCTTCCCTGGAAGATTCGAACCGATGGCGACGGCAACTTTCAGAAGCTCGATATCAGCCAGCCTCAGCCGAAGCTGCACACCGACATTCCTCGTCTTCGCCAAGGGGGAGTCGGCGCCCAGTTCTGGTCGGTTTGGGTCCCGGTCGATCTCGGTTATCAAGGGACCGCGCTGTTGACGACGATCGAACAGATCGAACTCGTCAAAAAGATGGCGGAAACCTACCCGGACGATTTCGAGTTTGCTCTGACCGTCGAAGACATTCGCCGGATTCATGCGAATGGAAAGATCGCTTCGCTGATCGGCGTCGAAGGTGGTCACTGCATCGAGAACTCGATCAGCAGCCTTAATCATCTACATCAACTGGGTGCCAGGTACATGACCCTCACGCATGCGGATAGCCTTGACTGGGCCGACTCAGCTACCGACGAGGAAAAGTCTGGCGGCCTGAGTCCATTTGGTAAAGAAGTCGTTCAGCGAATGAACACGTTGGGCATGATGGTCGATATCTCGCACGTTTCGGTACCGACCATGCACGATGTCCTGAACATCAGCCAGGCCCCGGTCATCTTTTCTCACTCATCGGCTCGAACCGTCGCCGACTCGCCGCGCAACGTCCCGGACGACGTACTCACGCGTTTAAAGGACAACGATGGGATCGTGATGGTCAACTACTACTCTGCCTTTATCGTTCCCGACGCGGCACGAATCTATCACGAAGGTGTCGCCTTAAAACGGAAACTACAGTTGGAAGGCAAATCGGCTGACGAAGTTCAGGCCGCTGCCGCAAGTTTCCACAAACAGAATCCGATGCCTGCCGGCACCTTTAACGACGTGATCGAGCATATTGATCACCTGGTGAAGACAGCCGGATGGCAGCATGTGGGGATTGGCTCCGACTACGATGGTGTCGGCCTGCTGCCTGCTGGCCTGGAAGATGTCAGCACGTATCCCTACATCACCCAGGCCCTGCTCGACCGCGGTTACAGCGACCAGCAGATCCGTGGCATCCTCGGCGAAAATCTGTTGCGGGTGATGGCCAAGATTGAGACGACCGGTCGGCAGCTTCGCCAGAAATAA
- a CDS encoding DUF1592 domain-containing protein produces the protein MLLTIGFASTLSAEELTPELKAWGDRYTKDILPVIKSRCIECHDGAESEGSLDLAKFTSSESAASAGDMWDRVARRIRQNEMPPEGSPGLNDQQKGAFNHWLDSRPKQDLCNQLASDETQSWYRGHVMSRRLTRTEYRNSVRDLVGIELSDSELPPSDGAGGEGFDTVGDSLFTSPIHLEAYLMSANRVIEAALPDDVDVAKSSGLLPVLPKELDPESKLEAREAAKQTLSKFARRAWRRPVEDAEVERLMTLYDAAYGRNAHYLAALRQPMKAVLISPHFLFVVESEHAGGVQRITPHQLATRLSLLIWSSVPDERLMQLADNQSLYEEEVLRGEVRRMLADPRSRALGENFGLQWLGLKEFGNGPRPDGEVFPEYNDQLMYGMREEAIRTVAGVFQNDAPLTDLIDADYIYADPTLARHYGIDLPEEATWQQVKLDDRQRGGVLTMASVLTTTSYPRRTSPVLRGRWILEEVLGSRVPPPPPNVPALEEEHESGKATTLRERLEIHRKKAECASCHNRMDPLGFGLENFDGIGRWRDLDNGQPIDSAGALPSGDKFSGPAELKVILLKRSGDFQKHFVKKLLGFALGRQLNKFDNCIVDQCLKRLRENDLKSAVLIEEIALSYPFQHRYFKSKP, from the coding sequence GTGCTACTGACGATCGGTTTCGCGTCTACGTTGTCGGCGGAAGAACTGACGCCTGAGTTGAAGGCGTGGGGAGACCGTTACACCAAGGACATACTTCCGGTGATCAAGTCGCGGTGCATCGAATGCCACGACGGCGCCGAATCGGAAGGAAGCCTAGACCTCGCCAAATTTACCAGCAGCGAGTCGGCTGCATCGGCCGGCGACATGTGGGATCGCGTCGCGCGACGCATTCGCCAGAATGAGATGCCGCCGGAGGGGAGCCCAGGTCTCAACGATCAGCAGAAGGGAGCTTTCAACCATTGGTTGGATTCGCGACCGAAGCAAGATCTTTGCAATCAGTTGGCGTCGGACGAAACGCAAAGCTGGTATCGCGGCCACGTGATGAGTCGACGTTTGACCCGAACTGAATATCGCAACTCGGTCCGCGATCTGGTTGGCATCGAGCTGTCCGACAGCGAACTTCCACCCTCGGATGGTGCCGGCGGAGAAGGTTTTGATACGGTCGGCGACTCTTTGTTTACTTCGCCGATCCACCTGGAAGCTTATTTGATGTCGGCCAATCGTGTCATCGAAGCCGCGCTGCCGGATGATGTCGACGTGGCCAAGAGCAGCGGCCTGCTGCCGGTTCTCCCGAAAGAACTCGATCCCGAATCGAAACTGGAGGCCCGTGAGGCCGCGAAGCAAACGCTGAGCAAGTTTGCCCGTCGCGCCTGGCGTCGCCCGGTCGAAGATGCCGAAGTCGAACGGTTGATGACGCTTTACGACGCTGCCTATGGCCGAAATGCGCACTACCTCGCCGCACTGCGTCAGCCGATGAAGGCGGTTTTGATTTCGCCTCACTTTCTGTTTGTCGTTGAATCGGAGCATGCAGGGGGAGTTCAGCGAATCACGCCGCATCAACTGGCAACGCGGCTGTCACTGCTCATCTGGTCTTCGGTTCCTGATGAACGCCTTATGCAACTGGCCGACAATCAGTCACTATACGAAGAAGAAGTCCTTCGAGGCGAAGTCCGCCGAATGCTGGCCGATCCTCGTTCGCGAGCTTTGGGCGAAAACTTCGGTTTGCAGTGGCTTGGCTTGAAAGAGTTCGGCAATGGCCCGCGCCCCGATGGCGAGGTCTTTCCCGAATACAACGACCAGTTGATGTACGGCATGCGAGAAGAGGCGATTCGCACGGTCGCTGGCGTTTTCCAGAACGACGCCCCGCTGACCGACTTGATCGATGCCGACTACATCTATGCCGATCCAACGCTGGCCCGGCATTACGGAATCGACTTGCCTGAGGAAGCAACGTGGCAGCAGGTCAAACTCGACGATCGCCAACGCGGTGGTGTGCTGACGATGGCAAGTGTCCTGACCACCACGTCGTATCCTCGCCGTACCAGCCCGGTTTTGCGGGGACGTTGGATCCTGGAAGAAGTACTTGGTTCGCGTGTGCCTCCACCGCCACCGAATGTTCCGGCACTGGAAGAGGAACATGAAAGCGGCAAGGCAACGACCCTTCGCGAGCGGCTCGAAATTCATCGCAAGAAGGCGGAGTGTGCCAGTTGCCATAACCGTATGGATCCACTCGGATTCGGTCTGGAAAACTTTGACGGAATCGGACGTTGGCGCGATCTCGACAATGGTCAACCGATCGATTCGGCCGGGGCGTTACCATCGGGAGATAAGTTTAGCGGACCAGCCGAATTGAAGGTCATTCTTCTGAAGCGTAGCGGCGACTTCCAGAAGCACTTTGTCAAGAAGCTGCTCGGATTCGCCCTGGGCCGCCAACTGAACAAGTTCGATAATTGTATCGTTGATCAATGCCTGAAACGGCTTCGCGAAAACGATCTGAAGTCGGCCGTGTTGATCGAAGAGATCGCCTTGTCGTATCCGTTCCAGCATCGCTACTTCAAGTCGAAGCCGTAA
- a CDS encoding efflux RND transporter periplasmic adaptor subunit, producing MTTISRNIIPAIIGLALVIALLIVATATASMWLPKAQQILGMQAEAKTEEEHDEHAGHDHGHAGHSEANSVELSANGLKNIDFKPVTIELGTYMRRITVPAMVVERPGRTQMNISAPLTGVITKIFAVEGSSVDSGSPLFELRLTHEDLVTAQSNLIRTSEALDVVNRELARLQGLAEGVIAGKRILEQEYEKQKLEASLRAERQSLLLHGLDEEQVAQIMQTKTLLERLVIRAPEHVQDAESCKETHSYHVQNLPTRVGQQVQAGELLGVIADHCELYIEGRAFEGDAMRLREAANQHWNISASLLVSGKEADRVDDLQVLYLADHIDPQSRAFRFFIALPNEIVSERTLPNGQQFVEWRFKPGQRMDLHVPVEKWEDEIVVPVDAIVEEGAEKYVYQQNGDHFDRVPVHVKYRDQSNVVIANDGSLFPGDVIAARGAYEMHLTLKNQSGGGIDPHAGHNH from the coding sequence ATGACAACCATTAGCCGTAACATTATTCCCGCGATCATTGGCCTTGCGCTTGTCATAGCGCTGCTGATCGTCGCGACTGCGACCGCATCGATGTGGTTGCCAAAAGCCCAGCAGATCCTCGGCATGCAAGCCGAAGCCAAGACGGAAGAGGAGCACGACGAGCATGCTGGTCACGACCATGGACATGCTGGCCACTCTGAAGCGAATTCCGTCGAGCTGAGTGCCAATGGTCTGAAGAATATCGACTTCAAACCGGTCACCATTGAACTGGGGACCTACATGCGGCGGATTACCGTGCCAGCAATGGTGGTCGAACGCCCTGGTCGCACCCAGATGAACATCTCGGCGCCGCTGACCGGCGTCATCACGAAGATCTTCGCGGTTGAAGGAAGCTCGGTCGATTCCGGGAGTCCGTTATTTGAACTGCGTTTGACCCATGAAGACCTGGTGACCGCGCAGAGCAACTTGATTCGTACGTCCGAAGCACTGGATGTCGTGAATCGCGAACTTGCTCGTCTGCAAGGACTGGCCGAAGGGGTTATCGCTGGAAAGCGAATCCTGGAGCAGGAATATGAAAAGCAGAAGCTCGAGGCTTCGCTCCGCGCGGAACGCCAGTCCTTGCTGTTGCATGGATTGGACGAAGAACAGGTTGCCCAGATCATGCAGACCAAGACGTTACTTGAACGTTTGGTCATTCGAGCCCCAGAGCATGTTCAAGATGCCGAAAGCTGCAAAGAAACCCATAGCTACCACGTGCAAAACCTGCCAACCCGAGTGGGACAGCAAGTTCAAGCTGGCGAACTGCTGGGAGTGATTGCCGATCACTGCGAACTGTATATCGAAGGACGTGCCTTCGAAGGCGATGCCATGCGACTACGCGAGGCCGCCAATCAGCACTGGAATATCAGCGCCTCGCTGTTGGTTTCTGGTAAAGAAGCGGACCGGGTCGACGACCTGCAAGTACTTTACCTTGCCGATCATATCGATCCCCAGTCGCGAGCTTTTCGCTTCTTCATCGCCTTGCCCAATGAAATAGTTTCCGAGCGGACACTGCCCAACGGTCAGCAGTTCGTCGAGTGGCGATTCAAGCCAGGCCAGCGAATGGATCTACACGTTCCCGTCGAAAAGTGGGAAGACGAAATCGTCGTTCCGGTTGATGCGATCGTGGAAGAAGGTGCCGAAAAGTATGTCTATCAGCAGAACGGTGATCACTTTGATCGTGTGCCGGTCCATGTGAAATATCGTGATCAATCGAATGTCGTGATTGCGAACGATGGCTCTCTGTTCCCGGGTGATGTGATTGCCGCACGAGGTGCTTACGAGATGCATTTAACGTTGAAGAACCAGTCTGGTGGCGGAATCGATCCGCACGCTGGACACAACCACTAG
- a CDS encoding DUF1552 domain-containing protein, whose product MKSRTLSRRNFLGGCGVALSLPWMASLAPRVAQAAGTGKPPVRSAFLYFPNGVWEKDWVPKQAGADYEMPASLTPLTDLRSEVLVLTGLDKKNSHGGDGHYAKTANFLTGMPVTKTTGKDISSGGISVDQLMAQHVGSSTPLPSLELGTEPVISGIDSNVGYTRLYGSHISWQSPTRPVAKEINPRLVYERLFGKKLSPESEKAESYKNLLDFVLDDAKKLRPKLGRDDQFKMDEYLDSVRAVEKRIEFAVKGENGDWQPDVADHVIAAGAPGVPGNFADHISIMLDLIVLAFQTDSTRIATMMFANDVSGRNFSFVDGVKGGHHELSHHENKAEKIEQYQRINRWHVEQYARMLGKLNSIQEGDGTLLDNCMILFGSSMSDGNRHDPDNLPILLGGRGGKTLETGRHLPAEGMVPLCNLYHAMLQRMGVDIEAFGDSSGPLKDLGTIA is encoded by the coding sequence ATGAAGTCTCGAACCCTCTCGCGTCGTAATTTCCTCGGCGGTTGCGGCGTTGCCCTCAGCTTGCCGTGGATGGCTTCCTTGGCACCACGTGTCGCCCAGGCCGCCGGCACGGGCAAGCCACCGGTTCGCTCGGCGTTCCTCTACTTCCCTAACGGTGTTTGGGAAAAGGATTGGGTACCGAAGCAGGCCGGCGCCGATTACGAAATGCCAGCGAGCCTGACGCCGCTAACCGACCTCCGCAGTGAAGTGCTGGTGCTGACTGGCTTGGATAAAAAGAACAGTCACGGCGGCGATGGTCACTACGCCAAGACGGCCAACTTTCTGACCGGTATGCCGGTTACCAAGACCACCGGCAAAGACATCAGCAGCGGCGGCATCTCGGTCGATCAGTTGATGGCTCAGCACGTGGGAAGTTCCACGCCACTGCCATCGCTAGAGCTCGGTACCGAGCCAGTCATCAGCGGCATCGACAGCAATGTCGGGTACACGCGTCTTTACGGTTCGCATATCTCGTGGCAGTCGCCAACGCGTCCTGTGGCGAAAGAGATCAATCCACGGCTTGTTTACGAACGATTGTTCGGCAAGAAGCTATCTCCGGAATCGGAAAAGGCAGAGTCGTACAAGAACCTGCTCGACTTCGTGCTGGATGATGCCAAGAAGCTGCGTCCCAAATTGGGCCGCGACGACCAGTTCAAGATGGACGAATATCTGGACTCGGTGCGTGCCGTTGAAAAGCGAATCGAGTTCGCGGTGAAGGGCGAGAACGGCGATTGGCAGCCAGACGTGGCCGATCATGTCATCGCGGCAGGGGCCCCCGGCGTGCCAGGCAACTTTGCCGATCACATTTCGATCATGCTCGATCTGATTGTTTTGGCCTTCCAGACCGATTCAACCCGGATTGCAACCATGATGTTCGCCAACGACGTCTCCGGTCGAAACTTCTCGTTCGTCGACGGCGTGAAGGGTGGGCATCACGAGCTGTCCCACCATGAAAACAAGGCCGAGAAGATCGAGCAGTATCAGCGGATCAACCGTTGGCACGTCGAGCAGTACGCTCGCATGCTCGGCAAGTTGAACTCGATTCAGGAAGGGGATGGCACGTTGCTGGACAACTGCATGATCCTGTTCGGGTCGAGCATGTCGGACGGCAATCGCCACGATCCTGACAATCTTCCAATCTTGCTCGGCGGTCGAGGTGGAAAGACGCTCGAAACCGGTCGTCACTTGCCCGCCGAAGGGATGGTCCCGCTGTGCAATCTTTACCACGCCATGCTACAGCGGATGGGCGTTGACATCGAGGCCTTCGGTGACAGTAGCGGCCCGCTGAAGGACCTGGGAACCATCGCTTAG